One window of Desulfuromonadaceae bacterium genomic DNA carries:
- a CDS encoding FAD-binding protein, with amino-acid sequence MINLNLLNKLDNFKYYLDSEDIWYRPNYLLKYDTYFQMGGYVYVYVCPQNLITLKLVISYLIENKIEYKIIGGTSNIVFLDKINYSVVISTKNLKTIRVADSSVYVDCGYSLQDFVRVAVTHGSEGFEGLEGIPGTIGGALFMNAGAYGYTISDNLISVDCLNINGDYFVLEKKDGLFSYRTSIFKNEKIIILSACFNFKSGNKKEIEKKIEKFHIARHSYQEFVYPNLGSMFSCKGDFYYNLITHDKINIIKFYFLKLIFKNSIAKFINRKKPNNSIFNWFVSKHIKINNYKPSNKSMNIMINNGSDISTIIDYAILLRNRLNNKIYLENEFIVEPNIFIDKELLSVIEKIKLLHNIGGN; translated from the coding sequence ATGATAAATTTAAATTTACTAAATAAGCTTGATAACTTTAAATATTATCTTGATTCAGAAGATATTTGGTACAGGCCAAATTATTTATTAAAATATGATACGTATTTTCAAATGGGTGGATATGTATATGTTTATGTTTGCCCTCAAAATTTAATTACTTTAAAGTTAGTAATTTCATACCTAATAGAGAATAAAATTGAGTATAAGATTATTGGCGGTACAAGTAATATTGTTTTTCTGGATAAAATTAATTATTCAGTTGTTATTTCTACAAAAAACTTAAAAACTATTAGAGTTGCTGATTCAAGTGTTTATGTTGATTGTGGATATTCATTACAGGATTTTGTCCGCGTGGCTGTAACACATGGGTCTGAAGGGTTTGAGGGTCTAGAGGGTATTCCTGGTACTATCGGTGGCGCTTTATTTATGAATGCTGGCGCGTATGGTTATACAATTTCAGACAATCTTATCTCTGTAGATTGTCTGAATATCAATGGTGATTATTTTGTATTAGAAAAAAAAGATGGGTTATTTTCATACCGAACTTCAATATTTAAAAATGAAAAAATTATTATTCTCTCTGCGTGTTTCAATTTTAAATCTGGCAATAAAAAAGAAATTGAAAAAAAAATAGAAAAATTTCATATAGCTCGCCATTCATATCAAGAATTTGTATATCCAAATTTAGGAAGTATGTTTTCTTGTAAGGGTGATTTTTATTATAATCTTATAACTCACGACAAAATTAATATTATTAAATTTTATTTTTTGAAATTAATTTTTAAAAATTCTATCGCAAAATTTATAAATAGAAAAAAGCCTAATAATTCAATTTTCAACTGGTTTGTTAGTAAGCACATTAAAATTAATAATTATAAACCGTCAAATAAAAGTATGAATATTATGATTAATAATGGCAGCGATATATCAACTATCATTGATTATGCCATTCTTTTAAGAAATAGATTAAACAATAAAATTTACTTAGAAAACGAATTTATTGTCGAACCAAACATCTTTATTGATAAAGAATTACTATCTGTAATAGAGAAAATAAAATTATTACATAATATTGGAGGTAATTAA
- a CDS encoding polysaccharide pyruvyl transferase family protein: MKIALVTIHEANNYGAIFQTYATQIVLSMFGDVEIVNYKNRHISRSFDLIRFNLSFRGLLWAGRDVMRILPRKRVINKFKKFIDRNFKLTKVYSQKDILNNLLPKYDVYIAGSDQIWNPACISKNCTLDPVYFLDFVPENSRKISYSSSIGGYNYSESEKKQVKNFLQKYEAISVREKSTQTLLHKLMGKHIVHVLDPTLLLSKEEWLCVGNLHEGSKPNQKYILLFTVPKLPLIKQVVEFFSKKLGLNVISIEQGLTPGAKVDLHIRDAGPEEFLKLFAEAEFVITDSFHGTCFAINFCKPFVAVSSGKHINRIESLLNVVGLENKLILEKSSLYDFDINIDYDAVHEKLFRSRDESLNFLKKLLIN, encoded by the coding sequence ATGAAAATTGCTTTGGTAACAATTCACGAAGCTAATAATTACGGTGCTATATTTCAAACTTACGCAACACAGATTGTCTTATCAATGTTTGGTGACGTTGAAATTGTAAACTATAAAAACCGCCATATATCCAGAAGTTTTGATTTGATTAGGTTTAATCTGTCTTTTCGCGGATTATTGTGGGCAGGCAGAGATGTTATGAGGATTTTGCCGAGAAAAAGGGTTATTAATAAATTTAAAAAATTTATCGATAGAAATTTTAAACTAACAAAAGTTTATAGTCAAAAAGATATTTTAAATAATCTTCTTCCCAAGTATGATGTCTATATTGCTGGCAGTGATCAAATTTGGAATCCTGCCTGCATTAGCAAGAACTGCACACTTGATCCGGTTTATTTCCTCGATTTTGTTCCTGAAAATTCGAGAAAAATATCATATTCTTCTAGCATAGGAGGTTATAACTACTCAGAATCGGAAAAAAAACAAGTTAAAAATTTTCTGCAAAAATATGAAGCAATCTCTGTCCGTGAGAAAAGCACTCAAACTCTATTGCACAAATTGATGGGTAAACACATCGTACATGTGCTTGACCCAACTTTGTTGTTAAGCAAAGAAGAATGGTTATGTGTTGGTAATTTACATGAGGGAAGCAAGCCAAACCAAAAATATATCCTTTTGTTTACAGTCCCTAAATTGCCCCTTATTAAGCAGGTAGTTGAATTTTTTTCAAAAAAACTTGGGTTAAATGTAATTTCAATTGAGCAAGGTTTAACTCCAGGAGCAAAAGTCGATTTACATATTAGAGATGCAGGGCCAGAAGAATTTTTAAAGCTTTTTGCTGAGGCAGAATTTGTTATTACAGATTCATTTCATGGGACATGTTTTGCGATTAATTTTTGTAAGCCTTTTGTTGCAGTATCAAGCGGTAAACATATTAATAGAATTGAAAGTTTATTAAATGTTGTTGGGCTAGAAAATAAACTAATTTTAGAAAAGTCTTCTTTATATGATTTTGATATAAATATTGACTATGATGCTGTACATGAGAAATTATTTCGTTCAAGAGATGAATCTCTTAATTTCCTAAAAAAATTACTAATTAATTAA